The Streptomyces sp. 11x1 genomic sequence TTCTCTCGCCTCGGCCTTCGGCAGGCCGAGAACCTTCACCGGGGCGACGGCCACGTTCTCCAGGGCCGTGAGGTGGGGGAAGAGGTTGAAGCGCTGGAAGACGAAGCCGATGTTGCGTCTACGTTCGGCGATCGTCCTCGGGCGCTCCTCGACCAGTCCCTCCCGGCCGTCCTTGTATCCGACCCGGCGCCCGTGGACGAGGATCTCTCCCTCGTCGATGCTTTCCAGATGGTTGAGGCACCGCAGGAACGTCGTCTTCCCCGAGCCGGACGGTCCGACGACGACCACCACCTCGCGGGCCCGGACGTCCATGGAGACACCGTTCAGCACCCGTACGTCACCGAACGCCTTGACCATCCCGCGCGCCGACAGCACCGCCGACGGATCCGCGGGTCCGGCCGGGCCGGAGTGTCCGGTGGAGGCATGGTCGTACGCGTCGTTCACCCCTGTTGTGATCCCGATCGGTTCCACGTCAGTACGCCTTCCTGCCTGTGAGCGTTTGTTCCTTGGCGGCGAGTCCTTTCTCGGGGCGCGCCGAGTCGCCGCCCCTGCCACCGCCGCCGACGAATCGCTCCCTAAGCGAAGGGCCGGGCGGCGGGGCGGTACCGGGGTCCGCGAGCTTTCGCTCGATGAACCGCTGGACGAACGACCAGATCGTCGTCAGGCCGAGGTAATAGCACGCCACGACGAGGAAGATCTCGAACGTCTTGAAGGTCGCCGAGTTGATCGACTGGGCCGTCAGGAACATCTCCTGCAGCCCGATGACCGACAGCAGCGACGTCGACTTCATCATCAGGTTGAACTCGTTGCCCAGCGGCGGAACGATGATCCGCAGTGCCTGGGGCAGCAGGATCACCCGCATGGTCAGCGACGGGGTCATGCCGAGGGCCTGCGCCGCCTCCGTCTGCCCACGGTCGATGGCGTCGAGCGCCGCGCGGATGATCTCGGCCATGTAGGCCGCCTCGTTCACCGCGAGCGTCAGGACGGCAGCCTGCACGACGCCGAGAAGCACGAGGCCGCCCACCGAGACGTCGGTGAAACGGTAGACACCTGCCGCCGCGAGGCCGTTGTAGACGAGAACCAATTGGACGAGCAGGGGAGTCCCCCGGATCAGCCAGACATACGTCCGGCCGCACCAGCGCAGAGCGGCGAAGCGGCTGCGCTGGGCCAGTGCGATGACGAGACCCAGAACCACACCGAGCGATTGCGCGAGGACCGAGATGTAGACGGTGCGCCAGAGACCCTCCAGGAATGTGCCCGAAGGGGATATCAGGTAGTGCCAGAAGAACGACCAGTCGAAGCCGGCCACCTGCGCCGAGTCGGCGAGCAAGGACGTGTCAGCCACGTCATCCTCTCTCTGGGTGTGTGCGGATGCGGTCGGGCCGGACAACTGCCTGCCTGGATGTACGGCGGTCGAGCGGCCCCACCGGTCGTACGGGCGGGGTGCCGACTAACCGGCGATGTCGTCTCCGGTCAGGTTCCATTTCTTGAGGATGGCGGCGTACTCACCGTTCTTCTGGACCGCGGCGAACGCCTTCGTGAGGGCGTCGTGCAGAGCGGTGTCGTCCTTGCGGGTCGCTGCGCCCACCTTGATGCGGTTGAACGGCTTCCCGGCGAGCGCGAACGTGTCCGGCTGCTGCTTCAGCACGTATGCAGCGGTCTCCAGGGTTGTTCCGTAGCTGTCGACCAGCCCGAGGCGCAGCTGCTGAAGAGCGTCGGTGTCCTTGTTGAACAGCCGGATGTCGACCTTCTGCTTCCCGTCCGCCAGGCACTTCTTCGATTGGCCGGCGAGGTAGTCGGCTACGGTCGTGCCCGTCTGCGCCGCCGCCTTGTTGCCGCACAGGTCGGACGCGCTTTCGATTCCCTTCTCGTTCTTCGCGGACACCACGAGGGTGTTGGAGGCATACATGTACGGGACGAAGTTCACGACCTTCTCCCGCTCGGGCTTGATGTAGAGCTGGGTGATGATCGCGTCGCACTGCTTGGCCTGCAGCGCCGGGATGATGCCGTTGAAGGCGGTGTTGGCCCAGTTCGCCTCGACGCCGAGTTGGGACGCGAGCGCGTCCCCGAGTTCGATCTCGGCGCCCACCGGCTTCTGTGCGGCGTCGTAATAGGTCAGTGGCGGCGCGCTGATGTCCGAGCAGTAGGTGATCTTCCCGTCCTTCACGAGTGTCCCAGCGGGCACATCGACCGCGGGTGAGGCCGCGGACGGTGTCCCCGTCCCCGTGGAGCCGCCGCACCCGGCGAGCATGGCTGCGGCCGCGACGAAGGCGCAGGCCGATGGGAGTGTCGTGCGACTGGCGTGACGGAACGCTCTTGCCATTGCCGGCCCCCTTCAGGGGTTTCCGTGGTTGCGTGGGCTCATAGTCAATGCGATAGTCAATGGCGTTGACCATAAGGGGAAGCTAGGGCGCACGCTTCAGTACTGTCAAGGAATCTCTCGTTACGTAGCGGTTAACGCCGATCTGCCCGGTGAGTGGAGCCCAGTCGCCGCACCCGGCATCACGGCTTCGTCCGTGCCGGGGAACAGATGACACTCCTCAGGGGATTCGCGTTGGTGCGCCGGGGAAGGGAATCATGTCCGTTTTCACTGATCGTCGACTCTCCGCCAAGGGCGGTGAGTGGGCCGTCGCGACACCGCACATGACGGCGAGTGGCATCGCCGCCGATGTACTGCGCGACGGCGGCAACGCGGTGGATGCCGCACTTGCGGCCGCAGCCATGCTGACCGTCGTCTATCCCAACCAGTGTTCGGTCGGCGGCGACCTCCTCGCGCTGGTGGGCACCGCCGACGGCGAGGTTCGCTTCGTCAACGCCAGCGGCCGGGCCCCGCGGGCCGTCGACGTCAGCGAGATGAGGGCACGGTACGCGAGGATGCCTGTCCTCGGCGCGCTCCCGGTGACTGTCCCCGGTGCGGTGGCCGGCTGGGCCACGCTCGCCGACACCTGGGGGACCCGTCCGCTCTCGGCGGCACTGGCCCCAGCCGAGACAGCCGCTCGCGAGGGCGTCCCCGTCGCCCCCGGACTGGCCCTGGACCTGCGCAGGGAGCGACAGAACCTGCTGCGCGACCCCGGCATGCTCGGTGTGTTCTTCGCCGGCACGGATGTACTGCAGGCCGGCCAGACCCTTCGGCAGCCCGCCCTCGCGCGTACGCTCGCGTCGATCGGCACGTACGGCCCGTCCGCCCTGTACGGCGGAGATGTGGGCATGAGCCTGGTGAAACTGCTCGCCGAGCAGGGATCGGCGATGACGGTCGAGGACCTCGCCGAACACACGGTACGGGTGTCGGGGCCCCATGGCGCGGTGTACGACGGCGTCGAGTACCTCTCCGGCGGCGACAACTCGCAGGGGCTGTACTTCCTCCAGGGCCTGCGCGCACTGGACGTGGTGCGCGCCGTCCGCGGGACCCTGGATCCGCTGGGCCGCGACGCGGGCGTGGTGGCGTCCGTGCTCGCCCAGGCCGCCGCCGAGCGCGACCGCTTCTGTTGCGACCCGGAGCGGGAGGAGACCGTCCCGGCCGAGGAACTGCTGTCCGGCCCGCGCGTGCGACACATCGCCGAGCAGGCCATGGCGGGCACACCGGTCGCCCTGCTCGGACAGCGCAAGGCGTCCGGTGACACCGTCGCGGTCGTCGTGACGGACCGGGACGGTACCTGGGTCTCGCTGATCCAGAGCGTCTTCCACTGCTTCGGCGCCGCGCTGCTCGATCCCCACACCGGTGTCGTTCTGCACAACCGGGGCGCGTCGTTCTCGCTCGACCCGGCGTCGCCGAACCGGCTCGCCGGCGGCAAACGCCCCCTGCACACACTGATGCCCGTCCTGGTCCGCGAGGCCGACGAACTCATCGGAGCGCATGGTGTCATGGGAGGACGCGCGCAGCCGCAGGTGCACACCCACCTGGCCCTGCACCTCGCCGCCGGCGCCTCTGCGAGGCGTGCCGTGTCGGCGCCGCGCTGGGTCCTGGGGGCCATGGAGGCCGGAGTGACGGAGGGCGCCGGTACGGTCAAGGCGGAGCGCGACGTGCCCTCCACGGGCGTCCACGCGATCGGGGACACGGGCTTCACCGTCGACCTGATCGACGCGCTCAACGACGGTGTCGGGCACGGCCAGTTGGTCCGCCGAGACGGTGGCACCGACGGCCCGGGCCTGGTCGCGGCCACCGACCCGCGTGCGGACGGCTCGGCCGTCGCGGGCTGATCCGGCGTCATCGTTGCATCACCATGGAAGGCAACCGAAACGAGGAAGGACACATGGCCACGAGTAACGGCGGTACGACCGAGGGTGCGGGCCGGAGCCGGTTGCCCCGCGGCACGCTGAGCCAAAAGACGATCGTCGAAGCCGCGTTCCGGGTCGCCGACTCGTCCGGCATGGACAAGCTGACGTTCTCGGCGCTCGGCCGTGAGCTGAGCGCTCATCCGACGGCGATCTACCGCCACTTCCGCAACAAGGACGAGCTGTTGCTGGCGCTCATCGACGCTCTGCACGAGGAGGCGTTGGCGGATACCCCGCCGCCGACGGACGACTGGGCCCACGACCTGATGCAGATCGCGGTCCACACCCACCGGGCGTTCCTCCGGCACCCACGGGTGGGGGCGCTCGCTGCCGCGCGTACCGCCCGTCGGGAGAACGAGTTCCGGACCGTGGAGCGCAAGCTGGACTGCATGCTCCGCGCCGGCCTCGACGGGGACGACGCGACCCGCTACTACCGTGTCTTCGCCGATCTGGTGCTCGCCTACAGCGCCATGGACGCGAGTCTGGCGTCCCTGTCCCCGGAAATCCGGGACGCGGATCTCCGGGCGTGGAAGACGGACTACCTCACCCTGCCGCCCGAGACGTACCCCAACATCGCCCGACTGGCCCCGCGGTTCCGGGCGTTGGACGACCCCCAGAATTTCGTCACGGCCGTCCAAGCCGTCATCGACACCATCCGGGCGACGGCGACGGCGACGGCGACGACATAGGCGTCGGCGGGCGTGTCACCGTCCTTCTCCGGCAGGTCGACGTGCATGTCGACGCTCCGCGTGGTGGTGGGCATCCGCACCACCACGCGGAGCTGATGTCGGTGCTCGTGCTGGAACCTCTTCCGTCGGCTGACCGAGAACTGGCTGAAGCTCGCGGTGCCGTTGGAATCCGATGACAGGACGACGCCGCTGCCGGGGGTGGTGGCGAGGGCGATGTACCCGTGGACGAACCGGCGGAGGCGATGTTGTTTCGCCGCATCAGGCCGGCCTCGGCCCAGCCGCTGGTGTTGTCCGGGTTGGCGCCCCGGACGGGGCGAGGGCGCCGGAGACCACCGGATTTGCCGGTACACGAGGTTCAAGGCCGCTTGGCCTTCGGCGCGTCACGGCCGATCGACTGACGGAGGACCGGTATGCCCTCGTCCCCGGGTCAGCTCGCGAGCGCGTGCGTTCTGCGCGTCCACCTTGCCCTGGGACTTCAGCCCGAACATCTCGCCCCAGTACCGCGTCCTCTGTCCGAAGGGCATCCCGGCGCCGCCTTCGCGACGGTGGACGGTGACGGCCCGTCGGCGTGGCTGGCTCGTTCCCCTGCCGGACAGCAGCGTTGGGCGTCCCGACTCGCTCTTCTTCGAGGCCGCACGGTCTTCGGGCTGCGGCGCGAGCCGTTCATCGACTTACGCCCGGCGCGGCGAAACCCTTGCCGTCATGCGGAAGTCTTCGTCCGCCCTTTGTCGATGGAGGACGACCGGAACCCGGCCGTGTCGGCTGCGGTCGGGGTCGCCGCGCCCTGCGGGGGCGAAGCCATGGCTGGGGAAGTCACGGTGATCGAGAGAGACGGTTGGCCGCTCCGCCGCTCCCTTCTCGCGGAAGCACAACCGGGCCAAGCCGTCCGCTGTCCCACCCGCAGCCGCGCGGCTGCGATCGTGTTCCGGCACGTGAGGCCGCCGTGGACGCGCGCCGCTGGCACCCGCGCACAGGGATCGCCGACGACAGGTACGTATATGGAATACGTACTCCTACCGACGCGTCCCTGACAGCCGTGCCGTTTCCTTGCGTTCATGACGACAGCGGGTGGGGAAGCGCAGGTGCCGGGGAGCGCCGGGCGGGCGGTGTGGGGGCAGCGGGGTGGGCCGTGCCGACCTTGAGGGTCGGTGCACGCGTTCGACCAGTGAGGCGATGAACCCGCACCGGGCCCCGGCCGACGGACCTCCACCCGGCGCCCGGCCACCGGCCCGGCTGCGTACCGGCCCACGCGTCCTATCACCATCAACCGCGCGTCACATCAACAGGCCCCGCCAGCAAGGCAGTCCGGCGGGGCGCCCGACCTCATCCTGGGGGAATCACATGCGCGTACACAGCATCGCGGCGACCGTCCTTTCCGGCGCGGCCGTCCTCTCGGCCCTCGTTCTTCCGGGCACGGCCCAGGCGGTGGGGCACTCCGGAACGGCGAAGGATCTCAGAGCCCTCACCTCCGACCGCGTCCGGCCGCAGGACGCGGTCGGCGGCACCACCTTCACCAACGGTGTCGTCAACAAGGGCAAGGACGTCGTGCTCGGCGTCACCGGCAAGAAGGCCGTTCCCGTCACCTTCACCGCCTTCGACGCGGAGGGACTGGCCCTCACCCAGGCCTTCCTGTGGCAGGGCACGGACAGTTCGGACACGGACACCATCACCGGCGCCCTGGGGTCGGATGACGACCCCGCCTGCACCGAGACAACGGTCCAGGGCGGCTACCGCTACAGCTGCCGGACGGTCTTCACCATCGACCCGGCCGTCGCCTTCAAGGACGGCAACGGCACCGCGGGGACCTGGAAACTCTTCCTGGGCGCCTACGACCTCTACGCGAACGTCAGCGTCGACGACGACGTCGCCCGCGGCAAGATCAAGCGTGCGGCCAAGGTGACCACCGACGCCTCCCCGGAGCCGGTGACGGCAGGCAGGAACATCAAGGTCACCGGCAAGCTGAGCCGCGCCAACTGGACCACGGGCAAGAACGCGGGATATGCGGACCAGCCGGTGCAGCTCCAGTTCCGCAAGCGGGGGACCAGCACGTACACCACCCTCAAGACGGTCAGGACCAGCAGCGGCGGCACCTTGAGCACCACCACCCGGGCCCGCTCCGACGGTTACTTCCGCTTCGTCTTCGCCGGCACCACGACGACCGGCTCCGCGACCGCCCCCGGCGACTACGTCGACGTCAGGTAGCCGATCCGGCGTCGCCGAAGCGGCCCCCGGCGCGGCGGGCCATCAGCGCGGCCAGGGCCGTACGGGAGGAGACCCCGATCTTGCGGAACGTGCGGGAGACATGGGTCTCGACGGTACGCCGACTGAGGAACAGCCGGTCCGCGATGGCCTGGCTGGTGAGCCCCTGCGCCACCAGTTCGGCTATCTCCAGCTCCCGGACAGTCAGGGTGGCCAGCCGCTCGGTGAGTCCGGCGCGGTCCGGGGAGCCGTACGGCGTCTCCGGGCCGCCTTCGGGCGGGCGGGTGGCGTCCGCGAGGCCGACCAGCATGCCGCTGCCGCCCGCCTCGGCGAGCCGGCGCCCCCTGAGCCAGGCGTGCGTGCCCGCCCGACCGCGGCCCGCCGCCGCGTCCAGCGGGGCGCCGAGCAGCAGGGAGTGGGCCTCCCAGAAGACCGCGCCGCAGCGGGCGCTCTCCGCCGCGGCCTCCGCGAACAGGTCTGCCGCCGCCGCGGTGTCCCCCTGCGCCAGCGGCAGATGGGCGGCGCTGCGCAGCGCGGACGCCCGCTGCATCGGCAGCCCCAGCTGTTCCGCCTCCTTCCTGGCCCGCTCGGCCCAGGCGCGGGCCTCCTCCGGCATCCCCGTCAACAGGGCGGCCGTGACCAGGATCTCCAGGTAGAGAGGCCGCATCGAGGGCTGGATCCGCTGCAGTTCGGGACCGCCCGCCTGGAGCATCGCGTCCCGGGCCCGGACCGGATCGCCGGCCATGAGCGCGGCCCAGCCGAAGATGCACCAGGCCGTGGAGGCCCACCAGTCGACCCCGCTGCCGGCCGCGGCCACCGCCTCCTCGGCGACGGCGAGCGGGCGCGGATCGCCCGGCGGGCAGCCGGCGACCAGCGCCGCGGCCCTGCTCGCCAGGACGAACGCGAGCAGCTGGTCGCTGCCGATCCCGCGCGCGATGTCCTCGGCCCGTTCGGCGAGTTCCAGCGCGGAGGGGATCCGGCAGGTCTGGACCCGGACATGGGACAGGCACAGCAGCAGATGGGGCACGACATAGAGCTGGCCGCTGCGGCGGGCGATGTCCAGGCCGCGCTCGGCGTGCCGCTCCGCGTCCGGGTAGTGCTCCAGGAAAGCCTCCGCCCAGCCGAGCCGGGCCAGCGGTTCGCACAGCGCGGTGAGATCGTTGTCCGGCAGGGAGTCGACCAGGGTGGCGGCCTGCCGGGCGAGCCGGTGCGCCGCGGTCATGTTGCCCTCGTAGGCCTCGCCCAGGGCCGCGACGGCGAGGACACCCGCCTCCCCGACCTCGTCCCCTGTGGATCGTGCCGCCGCGAGGGCCGCCTCGACCTCGGTGCGCACCCGGGCGTAGGAGGTCTCACTGTCCAGGGGCGCGGCCGAGCCGAGCTCCAGGCCGAGCCGTACGACGTGGGCCGGGGCCGGGGCCGGGTCACGGGCCAATTCGCGGCGCAGCACCGCGACGGCCTCGGTGGAGCGCCCCAGATGACGCTCCACCACGGCGCACAGGACGACCGCGCGCACTCTGAGGCCCCGGTCCTCGTCGGCCGTCGGTCCGTCGGGGGACCGCCGCGGGGTGGCGATCAGCTCCTGGAGCAGGTCGCGGCTCTCGCGCAGGCCACCGCACGCCGCCAACGCCCGGGCCCGCCTCAGGCTCAACTCCCGTCGCCGGGAGGTGTGTTCGGGGGTGTGCGGGAGGTGGCGCAGGGCCACGTCGAGCCAGTGGGCGGCGCTGGCCGGGGCCGTCCGGGCCGTTTGCTCGGCGGCCTCGTCGAGTACCGCCACCGCCGCAGGGTCCCAGGTGGTCAGCGACCGTTCCACGTGATGGGCCCGCTCGGCGGCCGAGGCGCCGACGCGGGCCAGTTCCCGAGCGGCGAGCCGATGGATCTCGGCGCGCCTCAGGAAGGGCGTGTTCTCGTGGACGAGGGTGCGCACGACCGGATGCCGCAGGGTCAGCAGGCCCTGTGGGGTGGTGCGCAGCAGGTCGCGGCGGGTGAGCGCGTGGACATCGTCGGCGAACGCGGTGCCGGGCCGGCCCGTCACATGGCTCACCATCGTGGGGGTGGCGTGCTCGCCCAGGACCGCCACAGCCTCGACGATGTCGCGCCGGGCGGGGACGAGCACGGTCAGCTCCTCCAGCAGCAGGGTGCCGAGCCCCGGCGGTGCCGAGGACTCGGGCGTCGTACTGTCCCGCCGGGCCTGGAGGAGGGTCAGGAAGTAGAACGGATTGCCCTCGCTCGCGGCGTGCAGCGCGGCGGTCTCGGCGAGCGGCAGACCAGGACCGGCCAGTTCGGCGCAGTCGTCCGCGCTGAGCGGCCGCAGGCCGAGCCTGACGACCGTGCCGGTGTCGACTCCCCGGGTGAGCCCGGCGGCGAGGGACTCGGGACCTTGCCGGTCCCGGCGTGTCATGGCCAGGACGACGGGGGCGTGCGGAGGATGCCGTACGAGATGGTCCAGCAGCTCCAGTGACGCAGGGTCCGCCCAGTGCAGGTCGTCGAGAGCCAGCAGCAGCCCGGACGGGGCGGCGAGCCGGGCGAGCAGGGCGGCCGTGGAACGGTGCAGTCCGAAACGGTCGACCGCGCCGCTCCGCTCGAGGAGGGGCGCCACCGCGTCGGTCTCCCGGAAGCCGTCCGGGGCGCGCGGGCCGAGGTGGGCGAGCGCGTCGGTGAACACCTGGAAGGGCACCCGCCGTTCGTACTCCGTGGCCCTGCCGCGCAGGACCGTCATCCCGCGCCGGCGCGCCCGTGCGCAGACCTCGCCCAGCAGTCGGCTCTTGCCGATACCCGCCTCGCCGGTGATGTCGACGATCCGGGAACGCGCGCCGTCGCGGAACTCCTCGCCCCTCGCCGCTCGGCGTGCGCCCGCCGCCGCACGGTCGAGCAGTGAGTCGAAGCGGGCGAGTTCGGAGGAACGGCCCAGCAAGGGAGTTCCGTACCCGCCCGCCTCAACTGCCGCTTCAGCTTTCACAGTTGCCCCTCCTCTTCACATCCCCCTCACATGTCATTCTCTCCTGTTGATCGTCGCAACCGCCGCGCGGGGGAGTACCGGAACGGACGGATGTCACAGGGCGAGCGGCTCGGTCGTGGC encodes the following:
- a CDS encoding amino acid ABC transporter permease encodes the protein MADTSLLADSAQVAGFDWSFFWHYLISPSGTFLEGLWRTVYISVLAQSLGVVLGLVIALAQRSRFAALRWCGRTYVWLIRGTPLLVQLVLVYNGLAAAGVYRFTDVSVGGLVLLGVVQAAVLTLAVNEAAYMAEIIRAALDAIDRGQTEAAQALGMTPSLTMRVILLPQALRIIVPPLGNEFNLMMKSTSLLSVIGLQEMFLTAQSINSATFKTFEIFLVVACYYLGLTTIWSFVQRFIERKLADPGTAPPPGPSLRERFVGGGGRGGDSARPEKGLAAKEQTLTGRKAY
- a CDS encoding ABC transporter substrate-binding protein yields the protein MARAFRHASRTTLPSACAFVAAAAMLAGCGGSTGTGTPSAASPAVDVPAGTLVKDGKITYCSDISAPPLTYYDAAQKPVGAEIELGDALASQLGVEANWANTAFNGIIPALQAKQCDAIITQLYIKPEREKVVNFVPYMYASNTLVVSAKNEKGIESASDLCGNKAAAQTGTTVADYLAGQSKKCLADGKQKVDIRLFNKDTDALQQLRLGLVDSYGTTLETAAYVLKQQPDTFALAGKPFNRIKVGAATRKDDTALHDALTKAFAAVQKNGEYAAILKKWNLTGDDIAG
- a CDS encoding gamma-glutamyltransferase; the encoded protein is MSVFTDRRLSAKGGEWAVATPHMTASGIAADVLRDGGNAVDAALAAAAMLTVVYPNQCSVGGDLLALVGTADGEVRFVNASGRAPRAVDVSEMRARYARMPVLGALPVTVPGAVAGWATLADTWGTRPLSAALAPAETAAREGVPVAPGLALDLRRERQNLLRDPGMLGVFFAGTDVLQAGQTLRQPALARTLASIGTYGPSALYGGDVGMSLVKLLAEQGSAMTVEDLAEHTVRVSGPHGAVYDGVEYLSGGDNSQGLYFLQGLRALDVVRAVRGTLDPLGRDAGVVASVLAQAAAERDRFCCDPEREETVPAEELLSGPRVRHIAEQAMAGTPVALLGQRKASGDTVAVVVTDRDGTWVSLIQSVFHCFGAALLDPHTGVVLHNRGASFSLDPASPNRLAGGKRPLHTLMPVLVREADELIGAHGVMGGRAQPQVHTHLALHLAAGASARRAVSAPRWVLGAMEAGVTEGAGTVKAERDVPSTGVHAIGDTGFTVDLIDALNDGVGHGQLVRRDGGTDGPGLVAATDPRADGSAVAG
- a CDS encoding TetR/AcrR family transcriptional regulator C-terminal domain-containing protein, producing the protein MATSNGGTTEGAGRSRLPRGTLSQKTIVEAAFRVADSSGMDKLTFSALGRELSAHPTAIYRHFRNKDELLLALIDALHEEALADTPPPTDDWAHDLMQIAVHTHRAFLRHPRVGALAAARTARRENEFRTVERKLDCMLRAGLDGDDATRYYRVFADLVLAYSAMDASLASLSPEIRDADLRAWKTDYLTLPPETYPNIARLAPRFRALDDPQNFVTAVQAVIDTIRATATATATT
- a CDS encoding AAA family ATPase, producing the protein MLGRSSELARFDSLLDRAAAGARRAARGEEFRDGARSRIVDITGEAGIGKSRLLGEVCARARRRGMTVLRGRATEYERRVPFQVFTDALAHLGPRAPDGFRETDAVAPLLERSGAVDRFGLHRSTAALLARLAAPSGLLLALDDLHWADPASLELLDHLVRHPPHAPVVLAMTRRDRQGPESLAAGLTRGVDTGTVVRLGLRPLSADDCAELAGPGLPLAETAALHAASEGNPFYFLTLLQARRDSTTPESSAPPGLGTLLLEELTVLVPARRDIVEAVAVLGEHATPTMVSHVTGRPGTAFADDVHALTRRDLLRTTPQGLLTLRHPVVRTLVHENTPFLRRAEIHRLAARELARVGASAAERAHHVERSLTTWDPAAVAVLDEAAEQTARTAPASAAHWLDVALRHLPHTPEHTSRRRELSLRRARALAACGGLRESRDLLQELIATPRRSPDGPTADEDRGLRVRAVVLCAVVERHLGRSTEAVAVLRRELARDPAPAPAHVVRLGLELGSAAPLDSETSYARVRTEVEAALAAARSTGDEVGEAGVLAVAALGEAYEGNMTAAHRLARQAATLVDSLPDNDLTALCEPLARLGWAEAFLEHYPDAERHAERGLDIARRSGQLYVVPHLLLCLSHVRVQTCRIPSALELAERAEDIARGIGSDQLLAFVLASRAAALVAGCPPGDPRPLAVAEEAVAAAGSGVDWWASTAWCIFGWAALMAGDPVRARDAMLQAGGPELQRIQPSMRPLYLEILVTAALLTGMPEEARAWAERARKEAEQLGLPMQRASALRSAAHLPLAQGDTAAAADLFAEAAAESARCGAVFWEAHSLLLGAPLDAAAGRGRAGTHAWLRGRRLAEAGGSGMLVGLADATRPPEGGPETPYGSPDRAGLTERLATLTVRELEIAELVAQGLTSQAIADRLFLSRRTVETHVSRTFRKIGVSSRTALAALMARRAGGRFGDAGSAT